The Punica granatum isolate Tunisia-2019 chromosome 4, ASM765513v2, whole genome shotgun sequence genome has a window encoding:
- the LOC116206293 gene encoding MLP-like protein 329: MALSVESDVELKSPADKFFKRLSSELHHLPNASDIIHGVEVHDGDFKTHGSVKSWSYSIDGRKEIFKEKFEIDEGNMTVSMVALGGHILEQYKSYKIVYNVFPNEGDKLVVLKIKLVYEKFKETDPDPNNYLRFLVSVFKDLDNYLQ; encoded by the exons ATGGCTTTATCCGTCGAGTCCGATGTGGAGCTCAAATCTCCAGCAGACAAGTTCTTCAAACGCCTTAGTAGTGAACTTCACCATCTTCCTAATGCATCTGACATAATTCACGGGGTCGAAGTGCACGATGGCGATTTCAAAACTCACGGTTCTGTTAAGTCATGGAGTTATAGCATCG ATGGAAGAAAGGAGATTTTCAAGGAGAAGTTCGAGATAGATGAAGGGAACATGACCGTGTCAATGGTGGCTCTGGGAGGACACATCCTGGAACAGTACAAGAGCTACAAGATTGTCTACAACGTTTTTCCAAACGAGGGCGACAAGCTGGTAGTGTTGAAGATTAAACTCGTGTATGAGAAATTTAAGGAGACCGATCCCGACCCAAACAATTACCTGCGCTTCCTGGTCAGCGTCTTTAAAGATCTAGATAACTACCTACAGTAA